TTAGAAATacgtactttcttttttcctttgcCCGTTCTTGGGAGTTCCGTCCACATTTCTTTGACATTCTCCAGAACCATGTTACAGTGCCTATCGAAAGCTTTGACACGACCAAGTAACTTTTTGTTGTTCCTGCAGTTTATCAGAACTTGTGTATTGTTTTTCACCGATTGTGTGAGAACGGAAAGTGGTCCAGTGTTGAACTCCTCCTCTTCCCTCTTGGCTAATTCTTCAGGTGTCATTTCTGACTTTGGTTTCGTTAACGCACTCctgcataaaaataaatcaaagttatttctcgctctaCAGATTTACCTATTCGTAAGAAAGTTTCAAGCAAAAGCCGAAATCCGCGAAGTAGGAGTTTCGTTCACTATAAATAATCAACGGATAAACGTCGAATttcggatgaaaaaaatttgtacttACATGTTGGTGTGTTTGTGAATTGACTAATTGGcagtgaataaataaatagcaaCTATTTATAACTCCAAAAAATATCGGAGCAACAATGCCAAGATGTGAGGTTAAGCCGTCGACTCAACGCGCGTCCCCAGCAACACGAACAATTTTCTCGTAAGATAGGCAGAGGGTAGGTGGGAATAAGCTAATACAATACCGCTGTCCGCTAGAGACGCTAGTGTTCTTAGGCGTTTGGattaaaatttggaaaattgaaGTTTGAACTTATTAACGTTGAATTAACGTGGATTGAATGTGAATCATCATGAATATCCATTTAGTATTTCTTAACTCAATaactataagtaaaattgattcaaaatagAGAATAGTTTTTAATCTACAATTCGTCGGTAAAATAGGTCAACTttaacttccggttttatagTTTAGAGCGGCGCGTCGATCGAAGTAGGGCCGGTATTTTATAGTAAACCCTACCTATAAGTTTATGTTTTCTGCTTATTTCTACCGCAGG
The sequence above is a segment of the Nasonia vitripennis strain AsymCx chromosome 3, Nvit_psr_1.1, whole genome shotgun sequence genome. Coding sequences within it:
- the LOC100118225 gene encoding probable small nuclear ribonucleoprotein Sm D2 — protein: MSALTKPKSEMTPEELAKREEEEFNTGPLSVLTQSVKNNTQVLINCRNNKKLLGRVKAFDRHCNMVLENVKEMWTELPRTGKGKKKAKPVNKDRFISKMFLRGDSVILVVRNPLATASGK